The Lujinxingia litoralis genome has a window encoding:
- a CDS encoding ABC transporter permease, protein MSYGWAEPRSPTSQGFMITFLIRRLVASIFVVLGVVTLVFLILRAVPGDPVESILGEQSLEVDKEALRECLNLDKPLGEQYLLFWSDVASGTLGELCDERGVTVMDRLVANIPATFELALAAMFFALIFSLPLGIAASLRPYSWVDNSSAVIALLGISIPNFWLGPMLLIAFSLTLQILPNPGSEVAGLTALLLPAITLGTGLSAKLMRMTRSGMLEVLNLDYVRTARAKGLPRRTVVLKHALRNALLPVVTIVGLQFGALLTGAIIVEKVFARPGVGMLLLDAIEARNYLIVQGCVLFISFTYVVVNLVTDLVYGLVDPRIRYD, encoded by the coding sequence ATGTCGTACGGGTGGGCCGAGCCACGCTCCCCTACCAGCCAGGGCTTCATGATCACCTTTCTCATCCGAAGACTCGTCGCGTCGATCTTCGTCGTTCTCGGCGTGGTCACGCTGGTCTTTTTGATCCTGCGGGCAGTGCCCGGAGATCCGGTCGAATCGATCCTCGGCGAACAATCGCTGGAGGTCGATAAAGAAGCGCTTCGCGAGTGCTTGAACCTGGATAAACCCCTGGGCGAGCAGTACCTGCTGTTCTGGTCAGACGTAGCCTCGGGCACGCTGGGAGAGCTCTGCGACGAGCGCGGCGTGACGGTGATGGACCGCCTGGTGGCCAACATCCCGGCGACCTTTGAGCTGGCGTTGGCCGCGATGTTCTTTGCCCTGATCTTCTCGCTGCCCTTAGGGATCGCGGCCTCGCTGCGCCCCTACTCCTGGGTCGACAACTCCTCGGCCGTCATCGCGCTCCTGGGCATCTCCATCCCCAACTTCTGGCTGGGGCCGATGCTCCTGATCGCGTTCAGCCTCACCCTGCAGATCCTGCCCAACCCGGGCAGCGAGGTCGCCGGCCTGACCGCCCTGCTCTTGCCCGCAATTACCCTGGGCACGGGCTTGAGCGCCAAACTGATGCGCATGACCCGCTCGGGCATGCTGGAGGTGCTCAACCTCGACTATGTGCGTACTGCCCGGGCCAAAGGACTGCCCCGACGCACCGTGGTCCTTAAGCACGCCCTGCGCAACGCGCTTTTGCCGGTGGTGACCATTGTCGGCCTGCAATTTGGCGCCCTGTTAACCGGCGCCATCATCGTCGAGAAGGTCTTTGCGCGCCCCGGCGTGGGCATGCTCCTCCTCGACGCCATCGAGGCCCGAAACTACCTGATTGTGCAGGGCTGCGTGCTCTTCATCTCCTTCACTTACGTGGTCGTCAACCTGGTCACCGACCTGGTCTACGGACTTGTCGACCCACGCATTCGCTACGACTGA
- a CDS encoding ABC transporter permease, with the protein MNLMRLPQLRLPRGGGNAFGPLAIAGMFILAAVALVAIFSPWFAPYELSHMDVTRQLEGPSSSHWLGTDENGADVLTLLIYGTRVAAVVGIATVSICATVGVILGAVSGYFGGWIDEVLMRLTEILMAFPGILLAILLIFITQEPSLVAVIGALSVSGWSSYARLVRGQVLAVRDQDYVEAARATGLPTWRILQRHVVPNTFAPVIIQATFGVAGAILAEASLSFLGLGPQDLPSWGGLLDQGASYFLLTPHLAVVPGLAIMFTVLAVNFVGDGLRDVLDPRKLSDH; encoded by the coding sequence ATGAACCTTATGCGCCTGCCACAGCTCAGGCTCCCCCGCGGGGGCGGAAACGCCTTTGGGCCTCTGGCCATCGCCGGCATGTTCATTCTGGCGGCGGTCGCCCTGGTTGCGATCTTCTCCCCGTGGTTCGCCCCCTATGAGCTCTCTCATATGGACGTCACCCGCCAGCTTGAGGGCCCCTCCTCCAGCCACTGGCTGGGCACCGACGAGAACGGCGCCGATGTGCTCACGTTGCTGATCTACGGCACCCGGGTCGCCGCCGTGGTAGGCATCGCCACAGTCTCCATCTGCGCCACGGTCGGGGTGATTCTGGGGGCCGTCTCCGGCTACTTCGGCGGCTGGATCGACGAGGTACTCATGCGCCTGACCGAGATCCTGATGGCTTTTCCCGGCATCCTGTTGGCGATTCTGCTGATCTTCATCACGCAGGAGCCCAGCCTGGTGGCGGTGATCGGCGCGCTCTCCGTCTCGGGCTGGTCGAGCTACGCGCGTCTGGTCCGCGGGCAGGTGCTGGCGGTGCGCGATCAGGACTACGTGGAAGCCGCCCGCGCCACCGGCCTGCCCACCTGGCGCATTCTCCAGCGCCACGTCGTGCCCAACACCTTCGCACCGGTGATCATCCAGGCCACCTTCGGGGTGGCCGGCGCCATCTTAGCCGAGGCCTCACTGAGCTTTCTGGGCCTTGGTCCCCAGGATTTGCCCAGCTGGGGCGGACTCCTCGACCAGGGCGCGAGCTACTTTTTGCTCACTCCCCACCTGGCCGTGGTGCCCGGACTGGCCATCATGTTCACGGTGCTGGCCGTCAACTTCGTGGGCGACGGCCTGCGCGACGTGCTCGATCCGCGCAAACTCAGCGACCATTGA
- the nagZ gene encoding beta-N-acetylhexosaminidase: protein MSEEAQLRADVGQMLIVGFDGAPTQAPAPIQQALNRGEVGGVILFRRNVDTIAQLVSLTTDLHRQAQGDLPPWVAVDQEGGRVIRVREPLTPIPPMRALGQAADQRAVARVSEVLATEISVLGFNLNFAPVLDVDTNPDNPVIGDRAFSSDPERVARAAAGFMVGHHTAGVVPCGKHFPGHGDTLQDSHLTLPRLMHDEERLRAVELFPFKRAVGAGIPMIMTAHIELPVLDAFHPATFSPRILQGLLREELGFEGVIITDCLEMKAVSERYTIEEMVDLGLDAGLDIFLISHTEAKWRAAFERLVARGKESAEVREKIAASAARVRTLKRDLLGHWPRPFEAPGDLMDILGCEEHRQTTAPFFAGTPELGQDPTELDA from the coding sequence ATGAGCGAAGAAGCGCAGCTGCGCGCCGACGTGGGCCAGATGCTTATCGTCGGGTTCGACGGCGCCCCCACTCAGGCCCCTGCCCCCATCCAACAGGCCCTGAACCGCGGCGAAGTCGGCGGAGTCATCCTCTTTCGCCGCAACGTCGACACGATTGCGCAGCTCGTCTCGCTGACCACCGACCTCCACCGCCAGGCCCAGGGCGACCTGCCTCCCTGGGTGGCCGTCGATCAGGAGGGCGGCCGGGTCATCCGCGTCCGCGAGCCCTTGACCCCCATCCCCCCCATGCGCGCGCTGGGGCAGGCCGCTGATCAGCGCGCCGTCGCCCGGGTCTCGGAGGTGCTGGCCACCGAAATCTCGGTGCTCGGCTTCAACCTCAACTTCGCACCGGTGCTCGATGTCGACACCAACCCGGACAATCCGGTCATCGGCGACCGGGCCTTCTCCAGCGATCCGGAGCGTGTGGCACGCGCGGCGGCCGGCTTTATGGTCGGCCATCACACCGCCGGCGTGGTCCCCTGTGGCAAGCACTTCCCCGGCCACGGCGACACCCTCCAGGACAGCCACCTGACCCTGCCTCGCCTGATGCATGACGAGGAGCGCCTGCGGGCCGTGGAGCTCTTTCCCTTCAAGCGGGCCGTCGGGGCGGGCATCCCCATGATCATGACGGCGCATATCGAGCTTCCGGTGCTCGACGCGTTTCATCCGGCGACCTTCAGCCCCCGGATCCTTCAGGGCCTGCTGCGCGAGGAGCTCGGCTTTGAGGGCGTGATCATCACCGATTGCCTGGAGATGAAGGCCGTCTCGGAGCGCTACACCATCGAGGAGATGGTGGATCTGGGCCTGGACGCCGGCCTCGACATCTTTTTGATTTCCCACACCGAGGCCAAATGGCGAGCGGCCTTTGAGCGCCTGGTGGCCCGGGGCAAAGAGAGCGCGGAGGTGCGCGAGAAGATCGCCGCCAGCGCCGCCCGCGTACGCACGCTCAAGCGCGACCTTCTCGGCCACTGGCCCCGTCCCTTTGAGGCCCCCGGCGATCTGATGGACATCCTCGGCTGTGAGGAACATCGCCAGACCACGGCGCCCTTCTTTGCCGGGACGCCTGAGCTCGGCCAAGACCCCACCGAACTCGACGCCTGA
- the thiE gene encoding thiamine phosphate synthase yields MNARVDGIDWRVYAIVDPAFVTGDVLERARALMAAGVGVLQLRDKRGQARQTWELGRALVEAAEAFATKIVINDRLDVALACGAHGVHVGPHDLSVAAVRQVVGERLLVGGSAGDPQRAARLVAQGADYLGVGALFEARAVKSDASAPQGPALIAAVRAEIGDEVPVVGIGGISAANAGAVAAAGASGVAVIRALCGAEDTGAATRELREAFDSGRSPGRAG; encoded by the coding sequence GTGAACGCGCGAGTGGATGGCATCGACTGGCGCGTGTACGCGATTGTGGATCCGGCGTTTGTCACCGGGGATGTGCTGGAGCGCGCGCGCGCGCTGATGGCGGCCGGGGTGGGGGTGTTGCAGCTTCGCGATAAGCGTGGCCAGGCGCGCCAGACCTGGGAGTTGGGCCGGGCGCTGGTCGAGGCGGCCGAGGCTTTTGCGACCAAGATCGTGATCAACGATCGGCTGGACGTGGCGCTGGCCTGCGGGGCTCACGGTGTGCATGTGGGGCCCCATGACCTCTCGGTTGCCGCGGTGCGCCAGGTGGTGGGAGAGCGGCTGCTGGTGGGCGGCTCGGCCGGCGATCCGCAACGGGCGGCGCGCCTGGTGGCTCAGGGCGCCGATTATCTGGGAGTGGGGGCGCTTTTTGAGGCGCGCGCGGTCAAGTCCGATGCCTCGGCGCCCCAGGGGCCGGCGTTGATCGCGGCGGTGCGTGCCGAGATCGGCGACGAGGTGCCGGTGGTGGGCATCGGCGGAATCTCGGCGGCGAACGCCGGGGCGGTGGCGGCAGCGGGTGCCAGCGGTGTGGCGGTGATTCGCGCGCTCTGCGGGGCAGAAGACACCGGGGCCGCCACCCGGGAGCTTCGAGAGGCCTTTGACAGCGGCCGCTCGCCCGGGCGCGCTGGCTGA
- the lipA gene encoding lipoyl synthase encodes MAQKIPMPLANRQPEAPQSERNSGPARPNLKFRPDEAGPRPKWIRKRLTLKKEFFETQELVKKAGLNTICESGQCPNITECWSRKSLTFMILGNICTRSCGFCDVMTGRPGLVDEDEPRRVAETLAGLNLNYVVITSVDRDDLPDGGALAWANTIRAIKESCPGLGLEVLTPDFKGDLENVDVVMDAGPDCFSHNIETVGALHREVRPQARYERSLAVLKHAREHGTALIKSGMMLGLGETNAQILETMEDLVAHGVEVLNLGQYLRPSARHLPVQRWVKPEEFEMFKEEGEKMGYKHIESGPLVRSSYRADLQAEEIAQKDTSAFGGCGSRFSNGPTQESGE; translated from the coding sequence ATGGCTCAGAAGATTCCAATGCCGCTGGCCAACCGCCAGCCCGAAGCGCCCCAGTCCGAGCGCAACTCTGGCCCGGCCCGACCTAACCTGAAGTTTCGCCCCGATGAGGCCGGTCCGCGTCCGAAGTGGATTCGCAAGCGTCTCACGCTCAAGAAGGAGTTTTTTGAGACGCAGGAGCTGGTCAAGAAGGCCGGTCTCAACACCATCTGCGAGTCGGGGCAGTGCCCGAATATTACCGAGTGCTGGTCGCGCAAATCGCTGACCTTTATGATCCTGGGCAACATTTGCACGCGTAGCTGCGGGTTCTGCGATGTGATGACCGGGCGCCCGGGACTGGTCGACGAAGATGAGCCGCGGCGGGTGGCTGAGACCCTGGCCGGGCTCAACCTCAATTACGTGGTGATCACCAGCGTTGACCGCGATGATCTTCCCGACGGGGGCGCGCTGGCCTGGGCCAACACCATCCGGGCGATCAAGGAGTCGTGCCCCGGGCTGGGGCTGGAAGTACTCACGCCCGACTTCAAGGGCGATCTGGAGAACGTGGACGTGGTGATGGACGCCGGTCCCGACTGCTTCTCACACAACATTGAGACGGTTGGCGCGCTGCACCGCGAGGTGCGTCCCCAGGCGCGTTACGAGCGCAGCCTGGCAGTGCTGAAGCACGCCCGCGAGCACGGCACGGCGCTCATCAAGTCCGGCATGATGCTCGGGCTGGGAGAGACCAACGCGCAGATCCTGGAGACGATGGAAGACCTGGTCGCTCACGGGGTGGAGGTGCTCAACCTGGGTCAGTACCTGCGTCCGAGCGCGCGCCACCTCCCGGTGCAGCGCTGGGTCAAGCCCGAGGAGTTTGAGATGTTCAAAGAGGAGGGCGAGAAGATGGGCTACAAGCACATCGAATCGGGCCCGCTGGTACGCTCAAGCTACCGGGCCGATCTGCAGGCCGAAGAGATCGCTCAGAAGGATACGAGCGCGTTCGGCGGCTGCGGATCGCGCTTCTCCAATGGTCCGACCCAGGAGTCTGGCGAGTGA
- a CDS encoding PPC domain-containing protein produces the protein MQRFSSLRLLAFAVVAMLISACGSDDGNEVKVCTSLADCAEGQRCNDEGVCTAQGLTCGSDFDCAFDEFCQAGQCAPAACEDHEACGGGAVCDQGLCRAGCVPGGDDCGEGQVCNERTMVCEEAGCTPTSCQPTIQRCDESQQPSRCVFTGSCTNDVQCRAYGQQQGDGKDYICNTVLSECVERPPCQGDGDCRSGEICDAPEDGEPGVCRDGCRSNDDCRDSEVCSLEQGSICVAGCRTNNDCAIPGSDREFLCEDLVCVPVCESVDQCNVAGQVCAGQPQTCRGCVSDSECAASQLCDFTQGTTTEEAADPTVGLCVNRPPSCPEDGLGDNHSQDQAHALGAEALPFERTDDLFFCRENTAGEWFEVQAASGQVIRAVLEYEEGIGNLDLALVQSNGELVVLSGDPPDVDGGQERIEFGVAQGAPYFVQVRGAILDANAPYSLSIDVGEPEACESDELDPATEAEPRELAAETAYSDLKVCGESADFYTLDLQANQVVRIAASAERRLGGVALDLYDAEGVVVASSRERSDGQAIEIVTREPQVMTLRVSVMTGVGNATYSLEWRQRPNQCSDGYSPNQSCGAAAAIEPGTYENLVVCADPDYYAVELLPEQTLSVTATYNAAEAAGELDIFLFGPRDCLVLASAGLEQVPQGDGMLRETLTYTATQGGTYYLSAALFQGLNVPYQLDIEVEDGPVCAPDWVGDNSDLASAYALTEEGLSSGIQTGLVGLQACELESDFYSIELAEGDALTWEIVFDARQGELDLRVFGADGTTVITEDTGPGESKSVSFSASSAGTYYLEVLEKFPSRVEYRLLTTLNGVGNGNPFCPDRFGKNITQESAAEIVEGVYDPLLVCGQLPSGPTGELEYHDQWYKVWVEAGETLDVSLAFDASQGRIDLELRDEAGTRLATSFSSGDSQQAAYTATQSREVYIYVRTRREVKGNVFAMDVELLAPGACVDDRFSGNHDALSATLVEIPGVTNRLRLCDASEDWFEVELEAGVAMEAFIRFVHSQADLNLYLWGPAAGAPASNPPVVLASAESTTDNESVFYTPEVSGTYVVQVKPATAARVDYDLLLFTDVDDDGQYEGPGDRLCPDAFENNDNAGEAASLAVGIYENLLICNDEPEDKDYYSVFVPSGATLDVEVLYTQALGNLKMDVFRGDAESGVPVGSSNTQDDNEFVSVTNSGAGANYLIRIDGDGAVGGTQQWRSYYTLDLEMEFADSCDSPVGVGLTRADASTLMAQAYSAMNLCEGTEHWLQTDLSAGEELRLELEVNARFGQVDLELSDASGTVLETVRGDTNLKSLNYQATQSETLFVRVHPRDGAFVRTVYDLWAAVAGAEPALPFCADPYERNDGAELAATLVLDGESGGAIVDPIACAADEDWYRVSLVGGRTHEIAAFFEASEDVEMALELRSLNGALLKSGTAGAGGNDLVLAHAVSSATDFLVVVRSQGQVAMPYLLHIYEVNAYTEAGRCPDDGVNNTTPALAAELDSVLPLVEAHGQCNDRAYFNWVAPESGPVQAQLKFNRDRHALGWEIREYDAQGASVGIVVEAVGPNSTNRRSVVFDAVAGHRYRLDIQSQLAEGGQVARGPYFLTIEEAAAP, from the coding sequence ATGCAAAGGTTTAGCTCACTGAGGCTACTGGCATTCGCCGTGGTTGCGATGCTGATTTCGGCCTGCGGTTCTGATGATGGCAATGAGGTTAAGGTCTGTACCTCGTTGGCGGATTGCGCCGAAGGGCAACGCTGCAATGATGAGGGCGTGTGCACCGCTCAGGGACTGACCTGCGGGTCCGACTTTGACTGTGCCTTTGATGAGTTTTGCCAGGCAGGGCAATGCGCGCCGGCGGCCTGCGAGGATCATGAGGCCTGCGGCGGCGGGGCTGTCTGTGATCAGGGGCTTTGCCGTGCCGGTTGTGTGCCCGGTGGCGACGACTGTGGCGAGGGGCAGGTCTGCAACGAGCGCACGATGGTCTGTGAGGAGGCCGGGTGTACGCCGACCTCGTGCCAGCCGACGATCCAGCGCTGCGATGAGTCGCAGCAGCCTTCGCGCTGCGTGTTCACCGGCAGCTGCACCAACGATGTGCAGTGCCGGGCCTATGGTCAGCAGCAGGGCGACGGCAAGGATTATATCTGCAACACCGTGCTCAGCGAGTGTGTGGAGCGCCCGCCCTGTCAGGGCGACGGCGACTGCCGCAGTGGCGAGATCTGCGATGCGCCGGAGGATGGCGAGCCCGGTGTTTGCCGCGATGGCTGCCGGAGCAACGACGACTGCCGCGATAGCGAAGTCTGCTCGCTGGAGCAGGGCTCGATCTGTGTGGCGGGTTGCCGCACGAATAACGACTGCGCGATCCCGGGCAGTGACCGGGAGTTTCTGTGCGAAGACCTGGTCTGCGTGCCGGTCTGTGAGTCGGTCGACCAGTGCAATGTGGCCGGGCAGGTTTGTGCCGGACAGCCGCAGACCTGTCGCGGTTGCGTAAGCGATAGCGAGTGTGCGGCGTCTCAGCTCTGTGACTTCACTCAAGGCACGACCACCGAGGAAGCCGCCGATCCCACCGTGGGGCTCTGCGTGAATCGCCCGCCGAGCTGCCCGGAGGACGGGCTGGGTGATAACCACAGCCAGGATCAGGCCCACGCTCTGGGTGCCGAGGCGCTTCCCTTTGAGCGCACCGACGATCTCTTCTTCTGTCGGGAAAACACCGCCGGCGAGTGGTTTGAGGTGCAGGCGGCAAGCGGTCAGGTGATCCGTGCGGTGCTCGAGTACGAAGAGGGCATCGGTAACCTCGACCTGGCGCTGGTGCAGAGCAACGGCGAGCTGGTCGTGCTCTCGGGCGATCCGCCGGATGTGGATGGTGGCCAGGAGCGCATTGAGTTCGGTGTGGCTCAGGGCGCGCCTTACTTTGTGCAGGTGCGCGGCGCGATTCTCGATGCGAATGCCCCCTACAGCCTTTCGATCGATGTCGGTGAGCCCGAAGCCTGTGAGAGCGATGAGCTTGACCCGGCGACCGAGGCCGAGCCTCGGGAGCTGGCGGCGGAGACCGCTTACTCGGACTTGAAGGTGTGCGGGGAGTCGGCGGACTTCTATACGCTGGATCTCCAGGCCAACCAGGTGGTGCGCATTGCGGCCAGCGCCGAGCGGCGTCTGGGCGGAGTGGCGCTGGACCTCTACGACGCCGAGGGTGTCGTGGTGGCCAGCTCGCGGGAGCGAAGCGATGGTCAGGCCATTGAGATCGTCACCCGGGAGCCGCAGGTGATGACCCTGCGCGTGAGCGTGATGACCGGCGTAGGCAACGCCACCTACTCTCTGGAATGGCGTCAGCGGCCCAACCAGTGTTCCGATGGTTACTCGCCCAACCAGTCGTGCGGCGCGGCCGCGGCGATTGAGCCGGGCACCTATGAGAACCTGGTGGTGTGTGCCGACCCGGACTACTACGCGGTAGAGCTGCTCCCGGAGCAGACCCTCTCGGTGACTGCCACGTACAACGCGGCGGAGGCGGCCGGCGAACTCGATATCTTCCTCTTCGGCCCCCGGGACTGCCTGGTGCTGGCCAGCGCGGGGCTGGAGCAGGTGCCCCAGGGCGACGGTATGCTGCGTGAGACGCTGACCTACACGGCGACCCAGGGCGGTACCTATTATCTGTCGGCGGCGCTTTTCCAGGGGCTCAACGTGCCCTACCAGCTCGATATTGAGGTGGAAGATGGCCCGGTATGTGCGCCGGATTGGGTTGGGGATAACAGCGATCTGGCCAGCGCGTACGCGCTGACCGAGGAGGGGCTCAGCTCCGGCATTCAGACCGGTCTGGTGGGCTTGCAGGCCTGTGAGCTGGAGAGCGACTTCTACAGCATTGAGCTTGCCGAGGGCGATGCCCTTACCTGGGAGATTGTGTTTGATGCGCGCCAGGGCGAGCTCGATCTGCGGGTGTTCGGCGCCGATGGCACGACGGTGATCACCGAGGATACGGGCCCTGGCGAGTCGAAGTCGGTGAGCTTTAGCGCCAGCAGCGCGGGGACCTACTACCTGGAGGTGCTGGAGAAGTTCCCCTCCCGTGTGGAGTACCGCCTGCTGACGACGCTCAACGGGGTGGGCAACGGCAACCCCTTCTGCCCGGATCGCTTTGGCAAAAATATCACGCAGGAGAGCGCGGCCGAGATCGTGGAGGGGGTCTACGACCCGCTCCTGGTGTGTGGTCAGCTTCCCAGCGGCCCGACTGGCGAGTTGGAGTATCATGACCAGTGGTACAAGGTCTGGGTCGAGGCCGGAGAAACCCTCGATGTGAGTCTGGCCTTTGACGCCAGTCAGGGGCGCATCGATCTGGAGCTTCGGGATGAGGCGGGCACGCGCCTGGCGACCTCGTTCTCTTCGGGCGATAGCCAGCAGGCGGCCTACACCGCCACCCAGTCGCGGGAGGTGTACATCTACGTGCGCACGCGCCGGGAAGTGAAAGGCAACGTCTTCGCGATGGACGTGGAACTTCTGGCGCCGGGAGCCTGTGTGGACGACCGCTTCTCGGGCAACCACGACGCCTTGAGCGCGACCCTGGTGGAGATCCCCGGGGTGACCAACCGATTGCGTCTCTGCGATGCGTCGGAGGACTGGTTTGAGGTGGAGCTGGAGGCCGGAGTGGCGATGGAGGCGTTTATTCGCTTTGTGCACAGCCAGGCCGACCTCAACCTCTACCTGTGGGGCCCGGCGGCGGGAGCGCCGGCGTCGAACCCGCCGGTGGTGCTGGCCAGCGCCGAGAGCACGACGGATAACGAGTCGGTGTTCTACACGCCGGAGGTCAGCGGGACGTATGTGGTGCAGGTGAAGCCGGCCACGGCGGCGCGGGTGGACTACGATCTGCTGCTCTTTACCGATGTGGACGACGATGGTCAGTACGAAGGTCCCGGCGACCGCCTGTGCCCCGATGCGTTTGAGAATAATGATAACGCCGGTGAGGCGGCGTCGCTGGCGGTGGGCATCTACGAGAACCTGCTGATCTGCAACGACGAGCCCGAAGATAAGGACTACTACTCGGTATTTGTCCCGAGTGGGGCCACGCTGGATGTGGAAGTGCTCTACACCCAGGCTCTGGGCAACCTGAAGATGGATGTGTTCCGCGGGGACGCCGAGAGTGGCGTGCCGGTGGGCTCCTCCAACACTCAGGATGATAACGAGTTTGTCTCGGTGACCAACAGCGGCGCGGGGGCCAACTACCTGATCCGAATCGATGGCGATGGCGCCGTCGGGGGTACGCAGCAGTGGCGTAGCTACTACACGCTGGATCTGGAGATGGAGTTTGCCGACAGCTGTGATTCGCCGGTGGGCGTGGGGCTGACCCGCGCGGATGCGTCCACGCTGATGGCGCAGGCCTATAGCGCGATGAACCTGTGCGAGGGCACCGAGCACTGGCTGCAGACGGACCTGAGCGCCGGTGAAGAGCTGCGCCTGGAGCTGGAGGTCAATGCGCGCTTCGGTCAGGTGGATCTGGAACTCAGCGACGCCTCGGGCACCGTGCTGGAGACGGTGCGGGGCGACACGAACCTGAAGTCGCTGAACTATCAGGCCACCCAGAGCGAGACGCTCTTTGTGCGGGTGCACCCGCGCGACGGTGCCTTTGTGCGGACGGTCTACGACCTGTGGGCCGCGGTGGCCGGGGCTGAGCCGGCGCTGCCCTTCTGTGCGGATCCTTATGAGCGCAACGACGGAGCGGAGCTCGCCGCCACGCTGGTGCTCGATGGTGAGAGTGGCGGGGCGATCGTGGACCCCATCGCCTGTGCCGCAGACGAAGACTGGTACCGGGTGTCGCTGGTGGGCGGTCGCACGCACGAGATCGCCGCGTTCTTTGAAGCGTCGGAAGATGTGGAGATGGCGCTGGAGTTGCGAAGCCTCAACGGCGCGCTCTTGAAGTCCGGCACCGCCGGAGCCGGGGGCAACGATCTGGTGTTGGCGCATGCGGTCAGCAGCGCGACCGACTTCCTGGTGGTGGTGCGTTCGCAGGGGCAGGTGGCGATGCCCTACCTGCTGCATATCTATGAGGTGAACGCCTACACCGAGGCCGGGCGCTGCCCCGACGATGGTGTTAACAACACGACCCCGGCGCTGGCTGCCGAACTCGACTCGGTGTTGCCGCTGGTGGAGGCGCATGGGCAGTGCAACGACCGCGCCTACTTTAACTGGGTGGCGCCGGAGAGCGGGCCGGTTCAGGCTCAGCTGAAGTTCAACCGCGATCGTCATGCGCTGGGCTGGGAGATCCGCGAGTACGATGCGCAGGGTGCCTCGGTGGGGATCGTGGTGGAAGCCGTCGGCCCCAACAGCACCAACCGCCGCAGCGTGGTCTTTGATGCGGTGGCCGGTCATCGCTACCGCCTGGACATCCAGTCGCAGCTTGCCGAGGGGGGCCAGGTCGCCCGAGGCCCCTACTTCTTGACGATCGAAGAAGCGGCGGCGCCTTGA
- the mtnB gene encoding methylthioribulose 1-phosphate dehydratase — MSDSPLPSRDAAAQAMLAAARDFYRFGWLHGTSGNLSARLSSQEALITASGRSKGSLTPDDFLTVDPDGQPTHKDAPRPSAETGVHMAIYRALPEVGAIYHVHHLHAALCGKRDFKQGYTYIADVEMIKGLGLWEPDASARIPIVENHHDLKELAQTVADFLDSDDFSPKIPGINLRNHGVYAWGKTPEEARRHIETFGYLFEYSWLSPMHDAESQAVRGFAR, encoded by the coding sequence ATGTCCGACTCCCCCCTGCCCTCTCGCGACGCCGCCGCCCAGGCCATGCTCGCCGCCGCCCGTGACTTCTACCGCTTTGGCTGGCTCCACGGCACCAGCGGCAACCTCAGCGCGCGTCTCTCCTCCCAGGAGGCGCTGATCACCGCCAGCGGCCGCTCCAAAGGCTCGCTCACCCCCGACGATTTTTTGACCGTCGATCCCGACGGCCAGCCCACCCACAAAGACGCCCCCAGACCCTCGGCCGAAACCGGCGTCCACATGGCCATCTACCGCGCCCTGCCCGAAGTCGGCGCGATCTACCACGTGCACCACCTCCACGCCGCCCTCTGCGGCAAACGCGACTTCAAACAGGGCTACACCTACATCGCCGATGTCGAGATGATCAAAGGCCTGGGGCTCTGGGAGCCCGACGCCTCGGCCCGCATCCCCATCGTCGAAAACCACCACGATCTCAAGGAGCTGGCGCAGACCGTGGCCGACTTCCTCGACAGCGATGACTTCTCCCCGAAGATCCCCGGCATCAACCTGCGCAACCACGGCGTCTACGCCTGGGGCAAAACCCCCGAGGAGGCGCGCCGCCACATCGAAACCTTCGGCTACCTCTTCGAATACAGCTGGCTCTCTCCCATGCACGACGCCGAGAGCCAGGCCGTCCGCGGCTTCGCCCGCTAA